A portion of the Streptomyces sp. YPW6 genome contains these proteins:
- a CDS encoding DUF4118 domain-containing protein encodes MGRGTLRIYLGAAPGVGKTYAMLSEAHRRVERGTDCVVAFVEHHARPRTEVLLHGLEQVRRSEIGYRGAVFTEMDVDAVLERAPAVALVDELAHTNVPGSRNAKRWQDVEELLKAGIDVISTVNIQHLESLGDVVESITGVRQRETVPDEVVRRADQIELVDMSPQALRRRMAHGNIYQPDKMDAALSNYFRPGNLTALRELALLWTADRADEYLQQYRGEHNIRTTWQARERIVVGLTGGPEGRTLIRRASRMAAKGSGSEILAVYIARSDGLTSASPKELTFQRTLVEDLGGTFHHVIGDDIPAALLEFARGVNATQIVLGSSRRKTWQYIYGPGVGATVARESGPDLDVHIVTHEEVAKGRGLPIARGARLGRARIIWGWLVGVVGPLLLAVFLRSMEDAPGLANDVLLFLSLTVAAALLGGLRPALASAAVGCLVLNYWFTPPTHTLTVQDPENLVAIVIFFAVAVAVSSVVDLAARRTHQAARLRAESEILSFLAGSVLRGETALDALLERVRETFAMESVALLERSSDVEPWTRAGSVGPAPVTRPDDADVDMPVGDHLALALSGRVLPAEDRRVLGAFAAQAAVVLDRQRLVGAAEEARRLAEGNRIRTALLAAVSHDLRTPLAAIKAAVSSLRSDDVAWSDEDEAELLEGIEDGADRLDHLVGNLLDMSRLQTGTVTPLIREIDLDEVVPMALGGVPEGSVDLDIPETLPMVAVDPGLLERVVANVVENAVKYHHPGREPVAVAASALGDRVELRVVDRGRGVPDEAKERIFEPFQRYGDAPRGAGVGLGLAVSRGFAEAMGGTLDAEDTPGGGLTMVLTLAAAPGGTRAGPELPARATS; translated from the coding sequence ATGGGACGCGGGACACTCCGGATCTACCTGGGCGCGGCACCGGGCGTCGGCAAGACGTACGCGATGCTCTCGGAGGCGCACCGCCGGGTCGAGCGCGGCACCGACTGCGTGGTGGCCTTCGTCGAGCACCACGCCCGGCCGCGGACCGAGGTGCTGCTGCACGGTCTCGAGCAGGTCCGGCGCAGCGAGATCGGCTACCGCGGCGCCGTCTTCACCGAGATGGACGTCGACGCCGTCCTGGAACGCGCTCCGGCCGTGGCCCTGGTCGACGAGCTGGCCCACACCAACGTCCCCGGCTCCCGCAACGCCAAGCGCTGGCAGGACGTGGAAGAGCTGCTGAAGGCCGGGATCGACGTCATATCCACGGTCAACATCCAGCACCTGGAGTCGCTCGGCGACGTCGTCGAGTCGATCACCGGCGTCCGGCAGCGCGAGACCGTCCCCGACGAGGTGGTCCGCCGCGCCGACCAGATCGAGCTGGTCGACATGTCGCCCCAGGCGCTCCGCCGCCGGATGGCACACGGCAACATCTACCAGCCCGACAAGATGGACGCCGCCCTCTCGAACTACTTCCGCCCCGGCAACCTCACCGCCCTGCGCGAGCTGGCCCTGCTGTGGACCGCCGACCGGGCCGACGAGTACCTCCAGCAGTACCGGGGCGAGCACAACATCCGCACCACCTGGCAGGCGCGCGAGCGCATCGTCGTCGGGCTCACCGGCGGGCCCGAGGGCCGCACCCTCATCCGCCGTGCCTCCCGGATGGCCGCCAAGGGCTCGGGCAGCGAGATCCTCGCCGTCTACATCGCCCGCAGCGACGGACTGACCTCCGCCTCCCCGAAGGAGCTGACCTTCCAGCGGACCCTGGTCGAGGACCTCGGCGGCACCTTCCACCACGTCATCGGCGACGACATACCGGCCGCCCTGCTGGAGTTCGCCCGCGGCGTCAACGCCACGCAGATCGTGCTGGGCTCCAGCCGCCGCAAGACCTGGCAGTACATCTACGGCCCCGGGGTCGGCGCGACCGTCGCCCGCGAGTCGGGACCCGACCTCGACGTCCACATCGTCACCCACGAGGAGGTCGCCAAGGGCCGCGGCCTGCCCATCGCCAGAGGCGCCCGGCTCGGCCGCGCCCGGATCATCTGGGGCTGGCTCGTCGGCGTCGTCGGCCCCCTCCTGCTCGCGGTCTTCCTGCGCTCCATGGAGGACGCCCCGGGCCTCGCCAACGACGTCCTGCTGTTCCTCTCCCTGACGGTGGCCGCCGCCCTGCTCGGCGGGCTGAGACCGGCGCTGGCCTCGGCGGCCGTGGGATGCCTGGTGCTGAACTACTGGTTCACCCCGCCGACGCACACCCTGACCGTCCAGGACCCGGAGAACCTCGTCGCCATCGTGATCTTCTTCGCCGTGGCGGTGGCGGTCTCCTCCGTGGTCGACCTCGCGGCCCGGCGCACCCACCAGGCCGCCCGGCTGCGCGCCGAGTCGGAGATCCTCTCCTTCCTCGCCGGCAGCGTGCTGCGGGGCGAGACCGCCCTGGACGCCCTGCTGGAGCGGGTCCGCGAGACCTTCGCCATGGAGTCCGTCGCCCTGCTGGAGCGCAGCAGCGACGTGGAGCCGTGGACCCGAGCGGGCTCCGTCGGACCGGCCCCGGTCACCCGCCCCGACGACGCCGACGTGGACATGCCGGTCGGCGACCATCTGGCCCTCGCGCTCTCCGGCCGGGTGCTGCCCGCCGAGGACCGCCGGGTGCTCGGCGCGTTCGCCGCCCAGGCCGCCGTCGTCCTCGACCGCCAGCGCCTGGTCGGGGCGGCCGAGGAGGCCCGCAGACTCGCCGAGGGCAACCGGATCAGGACCGCCCTGCTCGCCGCCGTCAGCCACGACCTGCGCACCCCGCTGGCCGCCATCAAGGCCGCCGTCAGCTCGCTCCGCTCCGACGACGTCGCCTGGTCCGACGAGGACGAGGCGGAGCTGCTGGAAGGCATCGAGGACGGCGCGGACCGGCTGGACCACCTCGTCGGCAACCTGCTGGACATGTCCCGCCTCCAGACGGGCACCGTGACCCCCCTGATCCGCGAGATCGACCTCGACGAGGTGGTTCCCATGGCGCTCGGCGGCGTCCCCGAGGGCAGCGTCGACCTCGACATCCCCGAGACGCTGCCGATGGTCGCCGTCGACCCCGGACTCCTGGAGCGGGTCGTCGCCAACGTCGTCGAGAACGCCGTCAAGTACCACCACCCGGGCCGGGAGCCCGTCGCCGTGGCCGCCAGCGCGCTCGGCGACCGGGTCGAGCTGCGGGTGGTGGACCGGGGCCGCGGCGTCCCCGACGAGGCCAAGGAACGCATCTTCGAGCCCTTCCAGCGGTACGGGGACGCCCCCCGCGGCGCCGGCGTGGGGCTCGGCCTCGCCGTCTCCCGGGGCTTCGCCGAGGCCATGGGCGGCACGCTGGACGCCGAGGACACCCCGGGCGGCGGCCTGACCATGGTCCTGACCCTCGCCGCGGCGCCGGGCGGGACACGGGCCGGCCCCGAGCTGCCCGCGCGGGCCACCTCGTGA
- a CDS encoding ABC transporter ATP-binding protein — translation MTESTSGQSGTALAEDPARGVMVTVEDLHRSYGSGAAAVHALRGVSFRIPRGELVALKGRSGSGKTTLLNLVGGLDTPDSGRITVDGTELAGLGEKGLLELRRERVGFIFQSFGLIPILTAAENVGVPLRLRRADPDERDERVALLLSLVGLADHAEQRPGELSGGQQQRVAIARALANRPALLIADEPTGQLDAETGLAVMELLRAVVRSENVTVLVATHDPQLLGLADRVLELSDGHIVEES, via the coding sequence ATGACCGAGAGCACCAGCGGGCAGTCCGGCACGGCCCTCGCCGAGGACCCGGCCCGCGGCGTGATGGTCACGGTCGAGGACCTGCACCGCTCGTACGGGAGCGGAGCGGCGGCCGTGCACGCCCTGCGCGGAGTCTCGTTCCGGATCCCGCGCGGCGAACTGGTCGCGCTCAAGGGCCGCTCCGGCTCCGGCAAGACCACTCTGCTCAACCTGGTCGGCGGCCTGGACACCCCCGACAGCGGCCGGATCACCGTCGACGGCACCGAACTGGCGGGCCTCGGCGAGAAGGGCCTGCTGGAGCTGCGCCGCGAGCGGGTCGGTTTCATCTTCCAGTCCTTCGGCCTCATCCCGATCCTGACCGCGGCCGAGAACGTCGGCGTACCGCTGCGGCTGCGCAGGGCCGACCCCGACGAGCGCGACGAGCGGGTCGCCCTGCTGCTGTCCCTCGTCGGCCTCGCCGACCACGCGGAGCAGCGCCCCGGGGAGCTCTCCGGAGGCCAACAGCAGCGCGTCGCCATCGCCCGCGCCCTCGCCAACCGCCCCGCCCTCCTGATCGCCGACGAGCCCACCGGGCAGCTCGACGCCGAGACCGGGCTCGCCGTGATGGAACTCCTCCGCGCGGTCGTCCGCAGCGAGAACGTCACCGTCCTCGTCGCCACCCACGACCCCCAGCTGCTGGGCCTCGCCGACCGGGTCCTGGAGCTCAGCGACGGACACATCGTCGAGGAGTCCTGA
- a CDS encoding DUF3710 domain-containing protein: MFGRRKKSGSAEDAADEVREAEQVADESGASDEAGTGTRRMNLPPAPRPDGPWDSSEVSQPGEGRVDLGGIFVPGVEGMELRVEVAGDAIVAATVVLRDSAIQLQAFAAPKKEGIWGEVRDEIASGITQQGGVIDEVEGPLGWELRAQVPVQLPDGTGGVQLVRFVGVDGPRWFLRGVISGQGAVQPEAAGLLETIFRDTVVVRGEGPMAPRDPIVLKLPNDAQMVPEGVQQEDQESSRFSGGMGQLQRGPEITEVR; encoded by the coding sequence GTGTTCGGACGTCGCAAGAAGAGTGGTTCCGCCGAGGACGCGGCGGACGAGGTGCGCGAGGCCGAGCAGGTCGCCGACGAGTCAGGCGCATCCGACGAGGCCGGCACCGGCACGCGTCGGATGAATCTTCCGCCGGCGCCCCGGCCGGACGGACCCTGGGACAGCTCCGAGGTGTCCCAGCCCGGCGAGGGCCGGGTCGACCTGGGCGGCATCTTCGTCCCCGGGGTCGAGGGCATGGAACTGCGCGTCGAGGTGGCCGGGGACGCGATCGTCGCCGCCACCGTGGTGCTGCGCGACAGCGCGATCCAGCTGCAGGCCTTCGCAGCCCCCAAGAAGGAGGGCATCTGGGGCGAGGTCCGCGACGAGATCGCCTCGGGCATCACCCAGCAGGGCGGCGTTATCGACGAGGTCGAGGGACCGCTGGGCTGGGAGCTGCGCGCGCAGGTCCCCGTACAGCTCCCGGACGGCACGGGCGGGGTGCAGCTCGTACGCTTCGTCGGCGTCGACGGCCCCCGCTGGTTCCTGCGCGGAGTGATCTCCGGCCAGGGCGCCGTCCAGCCGGAGGCCGCCGGACTGCTGGAGACGATCTTCCGGGACACCGTGGTCGTCCGCGGCGAGGGACCGATGGCCCCCCGCGACCCGATCGTCCTCAAGCTCCCCAACGACGCCCAGATGGTGCCCGAGGGCGTGCAGCAGGAGGACCAGGAGAGCTCCAGGTTCTCCGGCGGCATGGGCCAGCTCCAGCGCGGCCCCGAGATCACCGAGGTCCGCTAG
- the dut gene encoding dUTP diphosphatase yields MTRGPVDVLIRLTDPDVPIPAYGHPGDAGADLVTTEAAELAPGERAVLPTGVAIALPDGYAAFVHPRSGLAARCGVALVNAPGTVDAGYRGEIKVIVVNLDPRESVRFERFDRIAQLVVQQVEKVRFHEVAELPGSARAEGGFGSTGGHASVDGAEGQITRGGNSYASVVSDREGQ; encoded by the coding sequence GTGACCCGTGGTCCCGTCGACGTACTCATCCGCCTGACCGACCCGGACGTGCCGATTCCGGCGTACGGGCACCCGGGCGACGCCGGGGCCGACCTGGTGACCACCGAGGCCGCCGAGCTCGCCCCCGGCGAGCGCGCGGTGCTGCCCACCGGGGTCGCGATCGCCCTGCCCGACGGGTACGCCGCGTTCGTGCACCCGCGCTCCGGCCTCGCAGCCCGCTGCGGAGTGGCCCTCGTGAATGCCCCAGGGACGGTTGATGCCGGGTACCGTGGGGAGATCAAGGTGATCGTGGTCAACCTCGATCCACGCGAGAGCGTGCGATTCGAGCGGTTCGACCGGATTGCCCAACTGGTTGTCCAGCAGGTCGAGAAGGTGCGCTTCCACGAGGTGGCGGAACTTCCCGGCTCGGCGCGGGCCGAAGGGGGCTTCGGGTCCACCGGCGGCCACGCGTCGGTGGACGGCGCCGAGGGCCAGATCACCCGCGGTGGGAACAGCTACGCTTCGGTCGTATCCGACCGGGAAGGACAGTGA
- a CDS encoding PaaI family thioesterase, which translates to MSGTSAALTPPADAVAPVRHPDAPAPGELLGAHYEHCFGCGGGQPHGLHLMARAGEGVSVTAEFTVQPAHQGAPGLAHGGVLATALDETLGSLNWLLRTIAVTGRLETDYVRPVPVDTVLHLDARITAVHGRKIYSTATGRIGGPEGPVAVRADALFIEVKVDHFIDNGRPAEIRAAMSDPDQVRRARAFEVNP; encoded by the coding sequence GTGAGTGGAACATCAGCAGCTCTGACACCCCCGGCCGACGCCGTCGCGCCGGTCCGGCACCCCGACGCGCCCGCCCCCGGCGAGCTTCTCGGGGCGCACTACGAACACTGCTTCGGCTGCGGCGGGGGACAGCCGCACGGACTGCACCTGATGGCGCGGGCCGGTGAAGGCGTGAGCGTCACCGCCGAGTTCACCGTGCAGCCCGCCCACCAGGGCGCCCCCGGCCTGGCCCACGGCGGCGTGCTCGCCACGGCACTGGACGAGACCCTCGGCTCGCTGAACTGGCTGCTGCGCACGATCGCGGTGACCGGACGGCTGGAGACCGACTACGTCCGCCCCGTCCCCGTGGACACCGTGCTGCACCTCGACGCCCGGATCACCGCCGTGCACGGGCGGAAGATCTACTCCACCGCCACCGGCCGGATCGGCGGCCCGGAAGGCCCCGTCGCGGTCCGGGCCGACGCCCTGTTCATCGAGGTCAAGGTCGACCACTTCATCGACAACGGGCGGCCCGCCGAGATCCGGGCGGCCATGTCCGACCCCGACCAGGTCCGGCGCGCCCGCGCCTTCGAGGTGAACCCGTGA
- a CDS encoding DUF3093 domain-containing protein, translating into MQPSAPPFDERLTAPRSWWFIAFGVGVACALMLLPLGTLPMIAGLVGGAAAAALVVSGYGSARIRVVAGALVAGEARIPLSALGEPEVLDAEEARAWRTHKADARAFMLLRGYVETAVRVEVTDPEDPTPYIYLSTRDPRGLAAALGAVPAA; encoded by the coding sequence ATGCAGCCTTCCGCTCCGCCCTTCGACGAACGTCTCACCGCGCCCCGTTCCTGGTGGTTCATCGCCTTCGGGGTCGGTGTCGCCTGTGCCCTGATGCTGCTGCCGCTGGGCACCCTGCCGATGATCGCGGGGCTGGTCGGCGGGGCGGCCGCGGCGGCGCTCGTGGTGAGCGGTTACGGCTCGGCCCGGATCCGGGTGGTGGCGGGGGCCCTGGTCGCCGGTGAAGCCCGGATCCCGCTGTCGGCGCTCGGTGAGCCCGAGGTGCTGGACGCCGAGGAGGCGCGGGCCTGGCGAACGCACAAGGCGGACGCCCGTGCGTTCATGCTGCTGCGCGGCTATGTGGAGACGGCGGTGCGGGTGGAGGTCACGGACCCCGAGGACCCGACTCCGTACATCTATCTCTCCACCCGGGACCCGCGGGGCCTGGCGGCGGCGCTGGGGGCCGTACCGGCCGCCTGA
- a CDS encoding DUF4193 domain-containing protein, protein MATDYDTPRKTDDDVDQDSLEELKARRSDKTASAVDVDEFDAAEGLELPGADLSNEELAVRVLPKQADEFTCMSCFLVHHRSQLAREKNGQPICRDCD, encoded by the coding sequence ATGGCAACGGATTACGACACCCCACGCAAGACCGACGACGATGTGGACCAGGACAGCCTCGAAGAGCTCAAGGCGCGTCGGAGCGACAAGACGGCCTCCGCCGTCGACGTCGACGAGTTCGACGCGGCCGAGGGCCTCGAACTGCCCGGCGCGGACCTCTCCAACGAGGAGCTGGCCGTCCGGGTGCTGCCCAAGCAGGCCGACGAGTTCACCTGCATGAGCTGCTTCCTGGTGCACCACCGCAGCCAGCTGGCCCGCGAGAAGAACGGTCAGCCCATCTGCCGCGACTGCGACTGA
- a CDS encoding HAMP domain-containing sensor histidine kinase — protein MATTPEPPAAPPKPTWEPKQAAPPYPWLRPTIRIRLTLLYGGMFLIAGIVLLSIIYMLAAQALHVGSELPFEIVSGKVTSEICSLPTNASPEAFNAAMNACVNNQRKAALDTLLNRSLLALLGLSVIAFAFGYAMAGRVLSPLGRITRTARRVAGTDLTRRIELDGPDDELKELADTFDDMLDRLERAFTAQQRFVGNASHELRTPLAINRTLLEVHLSDPGAPPELHQLGKTLLATNERSEQLVEGLLLLARSDNQIVERKPVDLAEVAERAIDQTRAEALAGRVEIRGERASATVQGNGVLLERIALNLVQNAVRYNVPEDGWVEVTTEVRDGQALLVVSNTGPVVPAYEIDNLFEPFRRLRTERTGSDKGVGLGLSIARSVARAHGGRIIAEPREGGGLVMRVTLPV, from the coding sequence ATGGCCACCACACCGGAGCCGCCCGCGGCGCCACCGAAGCCCACCTGGGAGCCCAAGCAGGCGGCCCCCCCGTACCCCTGGCTGCGACCGACCATCCGGATACGGCTCACGCTGCTGTACGGCGGGATGTTCCTGATCGCGGGCATCGTGCTGCTGTCGATCATCTACATGCTGGCCGCGCAGGCGCTCCATGTCGGCAGCGAGCTGCCGTTCGAGATCGTCAGCGGCAAGGTCACCAGCGAGATCTGCAGCCTGCCCACGAACGCCAGTCCGGAGGCCTTCAACGCCGCGATGAACGCCTGCGTCAACAACCAGCGCAAGGCGGCCCTGGACACCCTGCTCAACCGTTCGCTCCTCGCCCTGCTCGGTCTCAGCGTCATCGCCTTCGCCTTCGGCTACGCCATGGCCGGACGCGTCCTGTCCCCGCTCGGCCGGATCACCCGGACGGCGCGCCGGGTGGCGGGCACCGACCTCACCCGGCGGATCGAGCTGGACGGCCCGGACGACGAGCTGAAGGAGCTGGCGGACACCTTCGACGACATGCTGGACCGGCTGGAGCGGGCTTTCACCGCACAGCAGCGGTTCGTCGGCAACGCCTCGCACGAACTGCGCACCCCGCTGGCGATCAACCGCACCCTGCTGGAGGTCCACCTCTCCGATCCAGGGGCCCCGCCGGAGCTCCATCAGCTCGGCAAGACCCTCCTGGCCACCAACGAGCGCAGTGAGCAGCTGGTCGAGGGCCTGCTGCTGCTGGCCCGCAGCGACAACCAGATCGTCGAGCGCAAACCGGTCGACCTCGCGGAGGTCGCCGAGCGGGCCATCGACCAGACCCGGGCGGAGGCGCTGGCCGGCCGGGTCGAGATCCGCGGCGAGCGGGCATCGGCCACGGTGCAGGGCAACGGGGTCCTGCTGGAGCGGATCGCCCTGAACCTCGTGCAGAACGCCGTGCGCTACAACGTGCCCGAGGACGGCTGGGTGGAGGTCACCACCGAGGTGCGGGACGGACAGGCCCTGCTGGTCGTCTCGAACACCGGCCCGGTGGTCCCGGCGTACGAGATCGACAACCTCTTCGAGCCCTTCAGAAGGCTGCGTACGGAGCGCACGGGCAGCGACAAGGGGGTCGGGCTCGGCCTGTCGATCGCACGATCCGTCGCGCGGGCCCACGGAGGCCGTATCATCGCGGAGCCCCGCGAGGGCGGAGGGCTCGTGATGCGTGTCACTCTGCCGGTCTGA
- a CDS encoding response regulator transcription factor — MRVLVVEDEQLLADAVATGLRREAMAVDVVYDGAAALERIGVNDYDVVVLDRDLPVVHGDDVCRKIVELGMPTRVLMLTASGDVSDRVEGLELGADDYLPKPFAFSELTARVRALGRRTTVALPPVLERAGIKLDPNRREVFRDEVEIQLAPKEFAVLEVLMRSEGAVVSAEQLLEKAWDENTDPFTNVVRVTVMTLRRKLGEPPVIVTVPGSGYRI; from the coding sequence GTGCGCGTACTCGTCGTCGAGGACGAGCAGCTGCTCGCCGATGCGGTGGCCACCGGACTGCGCCGGGAGGCCATGGCCGTCGACGTCGTCTACGACGGTGCCGCGGCCCTGGAGCGCATCGGGGTCAACGACTACGACGTCGTGGTGCTGGACCGGGACCTCCCGGTGGTGCACGGGGACGACGTCTGCCGCAAGATCGTCGAACTCGGCATGCCCACCCGGGTGCTCATGCTCACCGCATCCGGCGACGTCAGCGACCGGGTCGAGGGCCTGGAGCTGGGCGCCGACGACTATCTGCCCAAGCCCTTCGCCTTCAGCGAGCTGACCGCCCGGGTGCGCGCGCTGGGCCGCCGTACGACGGTGGCGCTGCCGCCCGTGCTGGAGCGCGCCGGCATCAAGCTCGACCCGAACCGCCGTGAGGTCTTCCGCGACGAGGTGGAGATCCAGCTCGCACCGAAGGAGTTCGCGGTGCTGGAGGTGCTGATGCGGAGCGAGGGCGCGGTCGTCTCGGCGGAACAGCTGCTGGAGAAGGCCTGGGACGAGAACACCGACCCCTTCACCAACGTGGTGCGGGTCACGGTCATGACGCTCCGCCGCAAGCTCGGCGAGCCGCCCGTCATCGTCACCGTGCCGGGCTCCGGATACCGGATCTGA
- a CDS encoding inositol monophosphatase family protein: MTDPALSELLDLAREAARRAGALLRDGRPADLGVAATKSSPIDVVTEMDIAAEKLITGYLTDFRPDDGFLGEEGASSPGSTGIRWVIDPLDGTVNYLYGLPTWAVSIAAERDGERVVGVVEAPMRRETYHAVLGAGAFANGEALRCRPSAPLDQALVSTGFNYVAHVRAHQADVAQRLIPRLRDIRRGGSAAVDLCDVAAGRLDGYYERGLHPWDLAAGDLIAREAGALTGGRPGRPADGDLTVAATPGVFEPLQAALDELGAWHD, encoded by the coding sequence GTGACCGACCCCGCCCTGTCCGAACTGCTCGACCTCGCTCGCGAAGCCGCCCGCCGCGCCGGAGCGCTGCTGCGCGACGGCCGCCCCGCCGACCTGGGGGTGGCCGCGACCAAGTCCAGCCCCATCGACGTGGTCACCGAGATGGACATCGCCGCCGAGAAGCTGATCACCGGCTACCTCACCGACTTCCGCCCCGACGACGGCTTTCTCGGCGAGGAGGGCGCCAGCTCCCCGGGCTCCACCGGCATCCGCTGGGTCATCGACCCGCTCGACGGCACGGTGAACTACCTCTACGGCCTGCCGACCTGGGCCGTCTCCATCGCCGCCGAGCGGGACGGCGAGCGGGTCGTGGGCGTCGTCGAGGCCCCGATGCGCAGGGAGACGTACCACGCTGTTCTCGGCGCAGGTGCGTTCGCGAACGGCGAAGCGCTGCGCTGCCGGCCCTCGGCTCCCCTGGACCAGGCCCTCGTCTCGACCGGCTTCAACTACGTCGCCCACGTCCGTGCCCACCAGGCGGACGTCGCCCAGCGGCTGATCCCCAGGCTCCGCGACATCCGGCGCGGCGGTTCGGCCGCCGTCGACCTCTGCGACGTGGCGGCGGGCCGCCTCGACGGCTACTACGAGCGCGGGCTGCACCCCTGGGACCTGGCGGCGGGCGACCTCATCGCCCGGGAGGCGGGCGCGCTGACCGGCGGCCGCCCGGGGCGGCCGGCCGACGGGGACCTGACGGTGGCCGCGACCCCCGGAGTCTTCGAGCCGCTGCAGGCCGCGCTCGACGAGCTGGGCGCCTGGCACGACTGA
- a CDS encoding ferrochelatase translates to MSDLRDPAPYDALLLLSFGGPEGPDDVVPFLANVTRGRGIPEERLKEVGKHYFLFGGVSPINAQNRALLDALRKDFADHGVDLPVYWGNRNWAPYLTDVLREMTTDGHRRIAVLATSAYASYSGCRQYRENLAESLAALQAEGLDVPRVDKLRHYFNHPGFVEPMVDGVLASLAGLPEDVRAGAHIAFTTHSIPTSAADASGPVETHGEGGAYVAEHLDVARLIIEAVRARTGVEHPWQLVYQSRSGAPHIPWLEPDICDHLETLHGQGAPAVVMAPIGFVSDHMEVLYDLDTEAAAKAAELGLPVRRSATVGDDPRFAAAVRDLLLERAASERGRAVERCALGSLGPSHDLCPVGCCPARAPKPAAAGADSPYA, encoded by the coding sequence ATGTCCGATCTGCGCGATCCCGCTCCCTACGACGCCCTGCTGCTGCTCTCCTTCGGCGGCCCCGAAGGCCCGGACGACGTGGTCCCGTTCCTGGCGAACGTGACCCGCGGCCGCGGCATCCCCGAGGAACGCCTCAAGGAGGTCGGCAAGCACTACTTCCTGTTCGGCGGGGTCAGCCCGATCAACGCGCAGAACCGCGCCCTGCTGGACGCGCTGCGCAAGGACTTCGCCGACCACGGCGTCGACCTCCCGGTCTACTGGGGCAACCGCAACTGGGCCCCCTACCTGACCGACGTCCTGCGCGAGATGACCACCGACGGCCACCGCCGGATCGCCGTCCTCGCCACCAGCGCCTACGCCTCCTACTCGGGCTGCCGCCAGTACCGCGAGAACCTCGCCGAGTCACTCGCCGCCCTTCAGGCCGAAGGCCTCGACGTACCCCGGGTCGACAAGCTCCGCCACTACTTCAACCACCCCGGCTTCGTGGAGCCCATGGTGGACGGGGTGCTCGCCTCGCTCGCCGGCCTCCCCGAGGACGTCCGCGCCGGCGCGCACATCGCGTTCACCACCCACTCCATCCCGACCTCCGCCGCCGACGCCTCGGGCCCCGTGGAGACGCACGGCGAGGGCGGCGCGTACGTGGCCGAGCACCTCGACGTGGCACGGCTGATCATCGAGGCGGTACGCGCCCGGACCGGCGTCGAGCACCCCTGGCAGCTCGTCTACCAGTCCCGCAGCGGCGCTCCGCACATCCCCTGGCTGGAGCCCGACATCTGCGACCACCTGGAGACCCTGCACGGCCAGGGCGCCCCCGCGGTCGTGATGGCGCCCATCGGCTTCGTCTCGGACCACATGGAAGTCCTCTACGACCTCGACACCGAGGCCGCCGCGAAGGCCGCCGAGCTCGGCCTGCCGGTCCGCCGCTCCGCCACCGTGGGCGACGACCCCCGCTTCGCCGCCGCCGTACGGGACCTGCTCCTGGAGCGTGCCGCGAGCGAACGCGGCCGGGCGGTCGAGCGCTGCGCGCTGGGGTCGCTGGGCCCCTCCCACGACCTCTGCCCCGTCGGCTGCTGCCCTGCCAGGGCCCCGAAACCCGCCGCAGCCGGCGCCGACAGCCCGTACGCGTAG